A genomic window from Salvia splendens isolate huo1 chromosome 11, SspV2, whole genome shotgun sequence includes:
- the LOC121753946 gene encoding uncharacterized protein LOC121753946: MLNMSPTPPHHLNPSSSDLVKEINTLEVKIIHLERYLLSMYRTSFQKTIPSNLGHRGSHIQQMTGIQPLLTSDLSSRRTMSEVSKGYCEHQRCSSPTSALTGPNDTVPFTTPKSSFARERKSAYYRRRSLVDHLGIFCVGDACIFPDKLSEDILRCISDIYCKVGNSARSHKGYSVSSNSSFCSSGTFSPRNLSGSWSPQCHDEVSENYNIEGLKQDNDPYAAMVEVLKICLDDESYSYAAIMLQKFRSLVKSLENLDMKKMRHEQKLAFWINIHNALMMHAHLAYENQNYTKSTFITKHIMSVGSALPLMTYKAPFWG; encoded by the exons ATGCTCAACATGTCGCCCACGCCTCCCCACCATCTCAATCCC TCTTCATCAGATTTGGTGAAAGAAATCAATACACTCGAGGTTAAAATAATACATTTGGAACGGTATCTTCTTTCTATGTATCGTACTTCTTTCCAGAAAACTATCCCGAGTAATCTGGGACACCGTGGAAGCCACATACAACAAATGACTGGAATACAACCATTGCTAACATCTGACCTATCATCCCGGAGAACAATGTCAGAAGTGTCCAAAGGCTATTGTGAACATCAACGATGTTCGTCCCCAACAAGTGCTTTAACTGGCCCAAATGATACGGTTCCATTCACTACTCCAAAGTCATCATTTGCAAGG GAAAGGAAGAGTGCTTATTATAGACGGCGTAGCCTTGTAGACCATCTTGGAATATTTTGTGTTGGTGATGCCTGCATTTTCCCGGATAAGCTATCTGAAGACATTTTAAGATGTATATCTGACATTTACTGCAAAGTGGGCAACTCTGCACGAAGCCATAAAGGCTATTCAGTTTCATCGAATTCATCATTCTGCTCCTCGGGCACATTTTCTCCCAGAAACTTATCTGGCAGTTGGAGTCCTCAATGTCATGATGAAGTTTCGGAGAATTATAATATCGAAGGTCTGAAACAAGATAATGACCCTTATGCTGCGATGGTAGAAGTCCTGAAGATCTGCTTAGATGACGAGAGTTACAGTTATGCTGCTATAATGCTTCAGAAATTTAG GTCTCTAGTCAAAAGTCTTGAGAATCTTGACATGAAGAAGATGAGGCATGAACAGAAGCTTGCCTTTTGGATTAATATTCACAATGCATTGATGATGCAC GCTCATTTAGCATATGAAAATCAAAACTATACAAAAAGCACTTTCATCACAAAG CATATAATGTCGGTGGGATCTGCGTTACCGCTTATGACATACAAAGCTCCATTTTGGGGATAA
- the LOC121754685 gene encoding LOW QUALITY PROTEIN: mitochondrial proton/calcium exchanger protein-like (The sequence of the model RefSeq protein was modified relative to this genomic sequence to represent the inferred CDS: inserted 1 base in 1 codon), which translates to MASGVILRRRKTLSDYLSLSLRSIQTFHTSGCGQSCSPSYASITDHNPHNIDLLREKQKTSTLCKKPLNPVALGVCSPKAYEITALRYGNVRLDFNCLMGARMISQSRCYASTATARQPDPRNDDEDIEEMTAKRKKEASPEECDQAVXGLSTAKAKAKAKKLHESQITVKPILKKLWATFLGIGPALRAVASMSREDWAKKLVHWRSEFVSTLKHYWLGFKLLGADVRISSRLLMKLAGGRSLSRRERQQLTRTTADVFRLVPVAVFIIVPFMEFLLPVFLKLFPNMLPSTFQDKMKEKEALKRRLKAKIEYAKFLQETVKEMAKEVQTSRSGEVKRTAEDLDGFLNRIRTGARVSNDEILGFAKLFNDELTLDNISRPRLVNMCKYMGVSPIGTDAYLRYMLRKRLQSIKKDDIMIQAEGVESLSEAELREDCRERGMLGEFSVEEMRQQLRDWLDLSLNHSVPSSLLILSRAFTVTGRMRPEEAVQATLSSLPDEVVDTVGVTSLPSEDSLAERRRKLDYLEMQEELIKEEEEKQEEELVRKNESADAEVDVALKEMSNPMAREAQEQARARALDKQEQLCQLSRALAVLASASSVSREREEFLRLVNSEIKLYNSMVDRDGTDGEEQAKMAYKAARDESKDDAEVPEQNNVSSALVDKVCLSLAVHKK; encoded by the exons ATGGCCTCTGGAGTGATTTTGAGAAGGAGAAAGACTCTTTCAGATTACTTGAGTCTCTCCCTTCGCTCTATTCAAACTTTCCATACATCTGGTTGTGGTCAATCTTGCTCTCCTAGCTACGCCTCCATCACAGACCACAATCCTCATAACATAGATCTATTGAGAGAAAAACAGAAGACTTCAACTTTGTGCAAGAAACCACTGAATCCTGTAGCCTTAGGGGTCTGTAGTCCTAAAGCTTATGAAATTACAGCTCTAAGATATGGGAATGTAAGGTTGGATTTCAACTGCCTGATGGGTGCTAGGATGATATCACAATCTAGATGTTATGCTTCAACAGCAACTGCAAGGCAGCCTGACCCAAGAAATGATGATGAGGATATTGAAGAAATGACtgcaaaaaggaaaaaagaagctTCTCCTGAAGAATGTGATCAGGCTG GTGGCCTAAGTACTGCAAAAGCCAAAGCCAAAGCTAAAAAACTGCATGAATCTCAGATTACTGTTAAGCCGATCTTAAAGAAACTATGGGCCACATTTTTAGGTATTGGTCCAGCTCTGAGGGCCGTGGCTTCCATGAGCAG GGAAGACTGGGCCAAAAAACTCGTACACTGGAGAAGTGAGTTTGTATCAACACTAAAACATTACTGGCTAGGATTTAAACTTCTAGGGGCTGACGTGAGGATCAGTTCGAGATTATTAATGAAATTGGCTGGTGGAAGAAGTCTCTCCAGAAGGGAGAGGCAACAACTTACAAGAACTACTGCTGATGTTTTTAGGCTAGTCCCAGTAGCTGTTTTCATCATCGTTCCTTTCATGGAATTTTTGTTGCCTGTTTTCCTCAAGCTCTTCCCTAACATGCTACCTTCAACCTTCCaggataagatgaaagaaaag GAAGCACTAAAAAGAAGGTTGAAAGCCAAAATAGAATATGCCAAGTTTCTCCAAGAGACTGTCAAAGAAATGGCAAAAGAAGTCCAAACTTCAAGGAGTGGAGAAGTTAAGAGAACAGCTGAAGATCTTGATGGGTTTCTGAACAGG ATTAGAACTGGTGCTCGCGTCTCAAATGATGAAATTCTAGGATTTGCTAAGTTGTTCAATGATGAACTCACTCTAGATAATATCAGCAG GCCTCGTTTAGTTAATATGTGCAAGTATATGGGAGTGAGCCCTATCGGGACCGATGCTTATTTGCGGTATATGCTTCGGAAGAGATTGCAGAG CATAAAAAAAGATGACATAATGATCCAAGCAGAGGGCGTAGAATCTCTATCAGAGGCAGAGCTTCGTGAAGATTGTAGAGAGAGGGGTATGCTTGGGGAGTTTTCAGTGGAGGAAATGCGTCAACAG TTGCGAGATTGGCTAGATTTGTCTCTGAATCACTCTGTTCCATCCTCACTTTTAATTCTTTCCAG AGCCTTCACTGTGACCGGAAGGATGAGGCCAGAGGAAGCAGTTCAAGCTACTTTGTCCTCACTTCCAGATGAGGTTGTGGATACTGTGGGTGTTACGTCATTGCCATCTGAAGATTCTCTTGCAGAAAGGAGGAGGAAGCTGGACTACCTTGAAATGCAGGAGGAACTTATCAAGG AGGAGGAAGAGAAACAGGAAGAAGAATTAGTCAGGAAAAATGAATCTGCTGATGCGGAAGTTGATGTTGCTTTGAAAGAGATGAGCAATCCGATGGCAAGAGAAGCACAAGAGCAAGCTAGAGCTAGAGCTCTGGATAAACAAGAACAGCTTTGTCAACTTAGTCGCGCATTAGCTGTTTTGGCTTCTGCATCG TCAGTGAGCAGGGAGCGTGAAGAGTTCCTGAGGCTTGTGAATAGTGAG ATTAAGCTATACAATAGCATGGTGGATAGAGATGGAACAGATGGCGAAGAGCAGGCAAAGATGGCATATAAAGCTGCTCGGGATGAAAGCAAGGATGATGCTGAAGTTCCTGAACAGAACAATGTTTCATCTGCTCTTGTTGATAAGGTATGTCTCTCCCTAGCAGTCCATAAGAAGTAA
- the LOC121756514 gene encoding integrin-linked protein kinase 1-like, which produces MDIASQLKRGISRQFSTGSLKMSRRFSFQRQNSLDPRRNNFRFSLGRQSSMDPIRRTPVPEDSAEEEMTVPSNLDSTMQLLFMACKGDVDGVRDLLDEGIDVNSIDLDGRTALHIAACEGHVEVARLLLSRKANIDARDRWGSTAAADAKYYGNVEVFNMLKSRGANVPKTKKTPMTVANPREVPEYELNPLDIQIRRGDGISKGSYQVAKWNGTKVSVKILDKDSHADHDSINVFRHELTLLEKVRHPNVVQFIGAVTQNIPMMIVMEYHSKGDLASYLQKKGRLSPSKALRFALEIARGMNCLHECKPEPIIHCDLKPKNILLDFGGQLKVAGFGVTRLSAQEPDRVKLLQPEAIDRSNVYLAPEVYNNEAFDRSVDVYSFGVMLFEMMEGSPPFSSKSPEDAARVICLEGKRPSFKSRSNKSFPPELKELIEECWHSSPSVRPTFSQIIIRLDKIVMTCSKQGWWKDTFKLPWK; this is translated from the exons atggATATTGCGTCGCAGCTGAAGCGCGGGATCTCGCGCCAGTTTTCCACGGGGTCGTTGAAGATGAGCCGGAGATTCAGTTTCCAGCGGCAGAACTCGCTGGATCCGCGGCGGAACAATTTCCGGTTCAGCTTAGGGCGGCAGTCGTCGATGGACCCCATACGGCGGACTCCGGTGCCGGAAGACAGCGCCGAGGAGGAGATGACTGTGCCGAGCAACCTCGACAGCACAATGCAGCTGCTGTTCATGGCGTGCAAGGGCGACGTGGATGGGGTGCGGGACTTGCTGGATGAAGGGATTGATGTCAACAGCATCGATTTGGATGGCAGGACAGCACTGCACATCGCTGCCTGCGAGGGTCACGTCGAGGTCGCCAGGCTTCTCCTGAGCAGGAAGGCCAATATTGATGCTCGGGATCGATGGGGCAGCACG GCTGCTGCTGATGCcaaatattatggaaatgtggAAGTTTTTAATATGTTGAAATCTCGTGGAGCTAACGTACCA AAAACCAAAAAGACACCCATGACGGTTGCAAATCCTCGTGAAGTTCCAGAGTATGAGCTCAatccattagatattcaaatacGAAGAGGTGATGGCATATCTAAG GGATCTTATCAAGTTGCTAAATGGAATGGCACTAAAGTTTCAGTGAAGATACTCGACAAGGACAGCCATGCAGACCATGACTCGAT AAATGTGTTCAGGCATGAATTAACCTTGTTAGAAAAGGTTCGGCATCCTAACGTGGTTCAGTTTATTGGTGCTGTCACCCAAAATATACCTATGATGATTGTTATGGAGTATCATTCAAAA GGTGACCTTGCTAGTTACCTTCAAAAGAAAGGGCGTCTATCCCCGTCTAAGGCATTAAGATTTGCTCTTGAAATTGCCAG GGGCATGAATTGTCTTCACGAGTGCAAGCCTGAACCAATCATACATTGCGATTTAAAGCCAAA AAATATTTTGCTGGATTTTGGAGGGCAGCTGAAGGTTGCAGGGTTTGGTGTTACTAGGTTGTCAGCACAGGAACCTGATAGAGTAAAACTTTTGCAGCCTGAGGCCATAGATCGTTCAA ATGTATACTTAGCACCAGAGGTGTACAACAACGAAGCATTTGACAGAAGTGTGGATGTGTACTCTTTTGGTGTTATGCTATTTGAG ATGATGGAGGGCTCTCCGCCATTTTCTTCAAAATCTCCTGAGGACGCTGCTAGGGTGATTTGCTTAGAAGGGAAGAGACCATCATTTAAGTCAAGATCTAATAAATCTTTTCCTCCAGAATTGAAAGA GTTGATCGAGGAATGCTGGCATTCAAGTCCCAGTGTGAGGCCGACATTCTCACAGATCATAATACGATTGGATAAGATTGTCATGACATGCTCCAAGCAAGGATGGTGGAAGGACACTTTCAAACTCCCCTG GAAATAA